One window of Nocardia nova SH22a genomic DNA carries:
- a CDS encoding PadR family transcriptional regulator, with translation MLELAILGLLLESPMHGYELRKRLTGLLGPFRAFSYGSLYPTLRRMQADGLLAEESPAGAVTRRARRVYQLTEPGRERFSELLADTGPQNYTDDGFGVHLAFFNRTPAEARMRILEGRRRQVEERREGLREAIKRASGTLDRYTRQLHQLGLESSEREVRWLNELIAAEQSMKAAPQKEGNVGHE, from the coding sequence GTGCTCGAGTTGGCGATTCTCGGGCTGCTCCTGGAGTCACCCATGCACGGCTACGAGCTGCGCAAACGGTTGACGGGCCTGTTGGGACCATTCCGGGCTTTCTCCTACGGGTCGCTGTACCCGACGTTGCGGCGCATGCAGGCCGACGGTCTGCTCGCCGAGGAGAGTCCGGCCGGCGCGGTCACCCGCCGGGCCCGCCGGGTCTACCAACTGACCGAACCGGGTCGCGAGCGGTTCAGTGAACTGCTCGCCGACACCGGTCCGCAGAACTACACCGATGACGGCTTCGGCGTTCATCTCGCCTTCTTCAACCGCACCCCCGCCGAAGCGCGGATGCGGATCCTCGAGGGCAGAAGACGGCAGGTCGAGGAGCGCCGAGAAGGACTGCGGGAGGCGATCAAACGTGCCAGCGGAACGCTGGATCGCTACACCCGCCAGCTCCATCAACTCGGTCTCGAATCAAGCGAGCGCGAAGTGCGCTGGCTCAACGAGTTGATTGCAGCGGAGCAATCAATGAAGGCGGCACCACAGAAAGAGGGAAATGTCGGCCATGAGTGA
- a CDS encoding DUF5318 domain-containing protein, with protein MPSPGRRKYSGFVRIQRQVVDYALRRRSLLADVYAGRVAVAEVCDANPYLLRAAKFHGRGSEVTCPICRREQLTLVSWVYGDGLGPVAGSARTPEELVRLAETREEFSVHVVEVCRTCSWNHLVQSYVLGHTPAPRRRRNGARRTAAE; from the coding sequence ATGCCGAGCCCCGGCCGACGCAAGTACTCTGGGTTCGTGCGAATTCAGCGGCAGGTGGTCGACTATGCGCTCCGGCGCAGGTCGCTGCTGGCCGATGTCTATGCGGGCCGCGTGGCCGTCGCCGAAGTATGTGATGCGAATCCGTATCTCCTGCGGGCGGCGAAATTCCACGGGCGGGGGAGCGAGGTCACATGTCCGATCTGCCGAAGAGAACAGCTCACGCTCGTATCGTGGGTCTACGGCGACGGATTGGGACCGGTCGCGGGTTCCGCTAGAACCCCAGAAGAACTGGTGCGGCTGGCCGAGACTCGCGAAGAGTTCTCGGTGCACGTGGTCGAGGTGTGCCGGACCTGTAGTTGGAATCATCTGGTGCAGTCCTATGTGCTGGGGCACACCCCGGCACCGCGGCGTCGCCGTAACGGCGCCCGCCGGACCGCGGCCGAATGA
- a CDS encoding transglycosylase domain-containing protein: protein MAQRTQRSSAANRSAPGGAGSRPGSGPGNRRAGAGGTPPSGPPPRKGNGGGGSGSGGKGSKGKKKSPWRIVRRVIYVLVALAIVVPSAVFLIAYTTVSIPQPGDLKTNQVATILASDGTSVISKIVPPQGNRTDVTIDQIPPHVRNAVIAAEDRDFYSNPGFSISGFVRAARDNVLGKDSAGGGSTITQQYVKNSMVGNQHSLSRKMRELVISAKMARQWSKNDILTAYLNTIPFGRGTFGIDAAAHAYFDKPVEQLTVEEGAMLAATIQQPYGLDPENNPKGAEARWNYVLDGMVAGGNLPQPDRAKMVYPKVQPSESNKDDSNPQEPGSNGLIKRQVMSELSEAGITESQINKEGLQITTTIDQKAQQAAVDSVHKNMQGERDEVRTAVVSVDPKSGAVRAYYGGDDGQGWDFANAGLQSGSTFKVFGLAENLELGKPLSTMYDSSDLTVNGIKITNAEGETCGTCTIAEALKRSLNTSFYRMELDMPNGPQKIAAMAHKMGIPDTIPGVGQTLTEPDGSGPNNGIILGQYQVRPLDMASAYGTIAASGMYHKPHFVEKVVTADGQVLLDRGTPAGEQRITPAVADNLSSAMQPIAASSRNHGLAGGRLSGSKTGTTQLGDTGQNKDAWMIGFTPSLSTAVWVGTADGVALKTPGGAIMYGSGLPSDIWKDTMDGALEGTPKETFPKPAAIGGQAGVPSYSAPYTAPSTTEAYQPPVEVKPTQVEILPGITIPVPGLRPNPRSQPQGQQQSQDSGPMPGQPVAPADGSSPTATNPDESSGNSRNERPGAHGYNDGTGTGDR from the coding sequence ATGGCACAGCGGACCCAGCGTTCGAGTGCGGCCAATCGCTCGGCGCCGGGTGGCGCGGGCTCCCGGCCGGGGTCCGGTCCCGGGAATCGGCGTGCCGGCGCCGGGGGCACTCCGCCGTCGGGACCGCCGCCCCGCAAGGGCAACGGCGGCGGCGGGAGCGGTTCGGGCGGTAAAGGCTCGAAGGGCAAGAAGAAATCGCCGTGGCGCATCGTGCGCCGGGTGATCTATGTCCTGGTGGCATTGGCCATCGTGGTGCCCAGCGCGGTCTTCCTGATCGCGTACACGACGGTGTCTATTCCCCAGCCGGGCGATCTCAAAACCAACCAGGTCGCCACGATCCTGGCCTCCGACGGCACCTCGGTCATCAGCAAAATCGTTCCGCCGCAGGGCAACCGGACCGATGTCACGATCGACCAGATCCCGCCGCACGTGCGCAATGCCGTGATCGCGGCCGAGGACCGGGACTTCTACAGCAATCCCGGCTTCTCGATCTCCGGTTTCGTCCGCGCGGCGCGCGACAACGTGCTGGGCAAGGACAGCGCCGGTGGTGGTTCGACGATCACCCAGCAGTACGTCAAGAACTCCATGGTCGGCAATCAGCACTCGCTCAGCCGTAAGATGCGCGAGCTGGTGATCTCGGCGAAGATGGCGCGGCAGTGGAGTAAGAACGACATCCTCACCGCGTATCTGAACACCATTCCGTTCGGGCGCGGCACCTTCGGTATCGACGCCGCGGCACATGCCTACTTCGACAAGCCGGTCGAACAGCTGACCGTCGAAGAAGGCGCGATGCTGGCCGCCACCATCCAGCAGCCCTACGGCCTGGATCCGGAGAACAATCCGAAGGGCGCCGAGGCGCGCTGGAACTATGTGCTCGACGGCATGGTCGCCGGCGGTAATCTGCCCCAGCCCGATCGCGCCAAGATGGTGTACCCCAAGGTGCAACCGTCCGAGTCGAACAAAGACGATTCCAATCCGCAGGAGCCCGGCTCGAACGGCCTGATCAAACGACAGGTCATGTCGGAGCTCTCGGAGGCGGGCATCACCGAGTCGCAGATCAACAAAGAGGGTCTGCAGATCACCACGACGATCGATCAGAAGGCCCAGCAGGCGGCGGTCGACTCGGTGCACAAGAACATGCAGGGCGAGCGCGACGAGGTCCGTACGGCGGTCGTCTCGGTCGATCCGAAATCCGGTGCGGTGCGCGCCTATTACGGCGGTGACGACGGCCAGGGCTGGGACTTCGCGAATGCGGGCCTGCAGTCCGGTTCGACGTTCAAGGTCTTCGGCCTGGCCGAGAATCTCGAACTCGGCAAGCCGCTGTCGACCATGTACGACAGTTCGGATCTCACCGTCAACGGCATCAAGATCACCAATGCCGAGGGTGAGACCTGTGGCACCTGCACCATCGCCGAGGCCCTGAAGCGGTCGCTGAACACCAGCTTCTACCGCATGGAACTCGATATGCCGAACGGCCCGCAGAAGATCGCCGCGATGGCACACAAGATGGGTATTCCCGACACGATTCCGGGCGTCGGCCAGACCCTGACCGAGCCGGACGGCTCGGGCCCCAACAACGGCATCATCCTGGGCCAGTACCAGGTCCGCCCGCTGGATATGGCCTCGGCCTACGGCACCATCGCGGCCTCGGGCATGTACCACAAACCGCACTTCGTCGAGAAGGTCGTCACCGCCGACGGCCAGGTGCTTCTCGACCGCGGGACACCGGCCGGGGAACAGCGCATCACTCCTGCGGTCGCGGACAACCTCAGCTCGGCGATGCAGCCGATCGCGGCGTCCTCGCGCAATCACGGCCTCGCCGGTGGGCGCCTGTCCGGCTCCAAGACCGGTACCACCCAGCTCGGCGACACCGGCCAGAACAAGGACGCGTGGATGATCGGCTTCACGCCGTCGCTGTCCACCGCGGTGTGGGTCGGTACCGCGGACGGTGTCGCGCTGAAGACTCCGGGCGGGGCCATCATGTACGGCTCGGGTCTGCCGTCGGACATCTGGAAGGACACCATGGACGGCGCGCTCGAGGGCACGCCGAAGGAGACCTTCCCGAAGCCGGCCGCGATCGGCGGTCAGGCCGGTGTGCCGTCGTATTCCGCGCCGTACACCGCGCCCAGCACCACCGAGGCCTATCAGCCGCCGGTGGAGGTCAAGCCGACGCAGGTGGAGATCCTGCCGGGTATCACCATTCCGGTGCCGGGTCTGCGGCCGAATCCGCGCTCACAGCCGCAGGGCCAGCAGCAGTCACAGGATTCCGGGCCGATGCCGGGCCAGCCGGTGGCACCCGCCGACGGTTCCTCGCCCACCGCCACGAATCCCGATGAGAGCAGTGGCAATTCACGAAACGAACGGCCCGGCGCCCACGGCTACAACGACGGCACCGGGACAGGGGACCGTTAG
- a CDS encoding glycosyltransferase family 87 protein codes for MAASTFGDEGVDTATGFVSAAPAAADSRSNGRRDKPSRTDSLTAQASSVIGGPVGDHALIGRTRFWTPLRILLAFAVVFLAFGWAGKAGCIQQTTTSDGHRTLDWNNGRQYVAMCYSDTVPLYGAEHLDEGAFPYKKKWVDTGADGKLENRYMEYPVLSGLYQYVSMEITNVWLALPLPSALPVVVYFDVVAVGLAMAWLVTVWASAMLAGRRIWDAALIALSPLVLVHIFTNFDALATAFAATGLLAWARRRPVLAGVLLGLGGAAKLYPLLLLGPIVVLCLRADGRDGLPGLREQLRRNGNNVIGALRDYLAGARISPMRAAMVAVVSAGLAWLVVNLPIAVPFTDGWWEFFRLNSHRHADPDSLYNVITSFTGWPGLDGRIGPAETPTTLNTVSLLLFAAACAVIAYIALTAARRPRVAQLAFLVVAAFLLTNKVWSPQYSLWLVPLAVLALPHRRILLAWMTVDALVWFPRMYYYLGTDDKGVPEQWFTAAVLIRDLAVIGLCALIVRQIYRPELDPVRRDGIDDPVGGILDRAPDPILPWLPPALRPRSPMVTGTRSRQPA; via the coding sequence GTGGCGGCATCGACGTTCGGTGACGAAGGCGTCGATACCGCCACCGGTTTCGTCTCCGCGGCCCCCGCGGCGGCCGATTCGCGATCGAACGGCCGCCGGGACAAGCCCAGCCGCACCGATTCGCTGACCGCGCAGGCCAGCAGTGTCATCGGCGGTCCGGTCGGCGATCACGCACTGATCGGCCGGACCCGGTTCTGGACTCCGCTGCGGATCCTGCTGGCCTTCGCCGTCGTCTTCCTCGCCTTCGGCTGGGCCGGTAAGGCCGGTTGCATCCAGCAGACCACCACCTCCGACGGACATCGCACGCTGGACTGGAACAACGGCCGCCAGTACGTGGCCATGTGCTATTCGGACACGGTGCCGCTCTACGGCGCCGAACATCTGGACGAAGGCGCGTTCCCGTACAAGAAGAAGTGGGTCGACACCGGCGCCGACGGCAAACTCGAGAACCGGTACATGGAGTATCCGGTGCTGTCGGGTCTCTACCAGTACGTGTCGATGGAAATCACCAATGTCTGGCTGGCCCTGCCACTTCCGAGCGCACTACCGGTGGTGGTGTATTTCGACGTCGTGGCGGTGGGCCTGGCGATGGCCTGGCTGGTCACGGTCTGGGCCTCGGCGATGCTGGCGGGGCGGCGGATCTGGGATGCCGCGCTGATCGCGCTGTCACCACTGGTTCTGGTACACATCTTCACCAATTTCGACGCACTGGCAACGGCTTTCGCGGCCACCGGACTGCTCGCCTGGGCACGGCGACGCCCGGTACTGGCCGGTGTGCTGCTGGGGCTGGGCGGCGCGGCCAAACTGTATCCGCTGCTGCTGCTCGGCCCGATCGTGGTGCTGTGCCTGCGCGCCGACGGCCGGGACGGATTGCCGGGCCTGCGAGAACAGCTGCGCCGCAACGGAAACAATGTGATCGGCGCGCTGCGCGACTATCTGGCCGGCGCCCGGATCAGCCCGATGCGCGCCGCCATGGTGGCGGTGGTGTCGGCGGGCCTGGCCTGGCTGGTGGTCAATCTGCCGATCGCCGTGCCGTTCACCGACGGCTGGTGGGAGTTCTTCCGGCTCAACAGCCACCGCCACGCCGATCCGGACTCGCTGTACAACGTGATCACGTCGTTCACCGGCTGGCCGGGACTCGACGGCCGGATCGGGCCGGCGGAGACCCCGACCACGCTGAATACGGTGTCACTGCTGCTGTTCGCGGCCGCGTGCGCGGTGATCGCCTACATCGCCCTCACCGCCGCTCGCCGCCCGCGCGTCGCCCAGCTGGCCTTCCTCGTGGTCGCTGCGTTCCTGCTGACCAACAAGGTGTGGAGTCCGCAGTATTCGCTGTGGCTGGTGCCGCTGGCGGTGCTGGCCCTGCCGCATCGGCGGATCCTGCTGGCGTGGATGACGGTCGACGCGCTGGTGTGGTTCCCGCGCATGTACTACTACCTGGGCACCGACGACAAAGGCGTCCCCGAGCAGTGGTTCACGGCCGCGGTCCTGATCCGCGATCTCGCGGTCATCGGCCTGTGCGCGCTGATCGTCCGCCAGATCTACCGGCCCGAACTGGATCCGGTGCGCCGGGACGGCATCGACGACCCGGTCGGCGGCATCCTCGACCGTGCCCCGGACCCGATACTGCCGTGGTTGCCCCCGGCATTGCGTCCCCGGTCGCCGATGGTCACGGGGACTCGGAGCAGACAGCCCGCCTGA
- a CDS encoding isocitrate lyase/PEP mutase family protein yields MTTPSQQADTFLALHRPGDPAILPTVWDAWSANLVQAAGFAALTIGSHPLADSLGKADQEGMTYPESMARVREITAAVDIPVSVDIESGYGLKPPQLIEGLLEAGAVGLNIEDSVHSEGGRLREPQEHADFVAGLRQAADAAGVHVVVNARTDLFLREDQNTPDRVDRVLERMRLAAESGADVLYPVGQRDPEILRRLCTELPLPVNAIGLPDQGDRAWFAELGVARVSFGPFLQKALGTEAERLLRRWH; encoded by the coding sequence ATGACCACACCGAGTCAGCAGGCCGACACCTTCCTCGCACTGCACCGTCCGGGCGATCCGGCGATCCTGCCCACCGTCTGGGACGCGTGGTCGGCGAATCTGGTCCAAGCGGCCGGATTCGCCGCGTTGACGATCGGCAGCCATCCGCTGGCCGACTCGCTGGGCAAGGCCGATCAGGAGGGGATGACCTACCCGGAATCGATGGCCCGCGTCCGGGAGATCACCGCCGCCGTCGACATTCCCGTGTCCGTCGACATCGAGTCCGGTTACGGCCTGAAGCCCCCGCAGTTGATCGAGGGACTGCTCGAGGCGGGCGCGGTCGGACTGAATATCGAGGATTCGGTGCACAGCGAGGGCGGTCGCCTGCGCGAACCCCAGGAGCATGCCGATTTCGTGGCCGGGCTGCGCCAGGCCGCCGACGCCGCGGGTGTGCACGTGGTCGTCAACGCCCGCACCGATCTGTTCCTGCGCGAGGACCAGAACACGCCCGATCGGGTCGATCGCGTGCTGGAGCGGATGCGGCTGGCCGCCGAGTCGGGCGCCGATGTGCTGTATCCGGTGGGCCAGCGGGATCCGGAGATCCTGCGCCGCCTGTGCACCGAACTCCCGCTGCCGGTCAACGCGATCGGACTTCCCGATCAGGGCGATCGCGCCTGGTTCGCCGAATTGGGCGTAGCCCGAGTGAGTTTCGGTCCCTTCCTGCAGAAGGCCCTGGGCACCGAGGCCGAACGCCTGCTGCGACGCTGGCACTGA
- a CDS encoding DMT family transporter, with product MRNRVLEAAAPVAFVVMWSSAFIAGIIGVGAAPPMLVLFARFALAGLALTLYAVAVRAKWPRGRELFHVVVAGLLMQMVQFGAFYTAMSDHVSAAVISLVQGLNPVVIALFAGTVLGETVTPRQWAGFGIGGVGVGLAVVDQSHFSATGLVLCVVGLLGLSLGTVYQKRLVPDVDSRTNTAVHVLASAPVAGLFALAQGDNHITDPLRFTGSLIWMVLINAVACFLLLNAMLRRWDATRVGRLFFATPAVTAVMAWLLIAQPLRPLTIAGLGVGVLGMVLAARGGATAAARRSGRDGEPAATAMAHPVPR from the coding sequence GTGCGGAATCGAGTGCTGGAAGCGGCGGCCCCGGTGGCCTTCGTCGTGATGTGGAGCAGCGCGTTCATCGCCGGGATCATCGGTGTGGGCGCCGCGCCCCCGATGCTGGTCCTGTTCGCGCGCTTCGCCCTCGCGGGCCTGGCGTTGACGCTGTATGCCGTTGCGGTACGGGCGAAATGGCCGCGCGGTCGCGAGCTGTTCCATGTGGTGGTCGCCGGATTGCTCATGCAGATGGTGCAGTTCGGCGCCTTCTACACCGCCATGTCCGATCATGTGTCCGCGGCCGTGATCTCGCTGGTCCAGGGGTTGAATCCGGTGGTCATCGCGCTGTTCGCGGGAACGGTCCTCGGTGAGACGGTCACCCCGCGGCAGTGGGCCGGATTCGGAATCGGCGGCGTCGGTGTCGGATTGGCCGTCGTCGACCAATCGCATTTCTCGGCAACGGGTTTGGTGCTGTGCGTGGTCGGGCTGCTGGGGCTGAGCCTCGGGACCGTCTATCAGAAACGGCTGGTACCGGATGTCGACAGCCGGACGAACACCGCGGTGCACGTTCTGGCCAGTGCGCCGGTGGCGGGACTGTTCGCGCTGGCCCAGGGCGATAACCACATCACCGACCCGCTCCGGTTCACCGGATCACTGATCTGGATGGTGCTCATCAACGCCGTCGCCTGCTTCCTGCTGCTGAACGCGATGCTGCGCCGATGGGACGCCACCCGCGTCGGGCGACTGTTCTTCGCCACCCCGGCGGTCACCGCGGTGATGGCCTGGTTGCTGATCGCACAGCCGTTGCGCCCGTTGACCATCGCGGGGCTGGGGGTCGGTGTTCTGGGGATGGTGCTGGCCGCGCGCGGCGGCGCCACGGCAGCGGCGCGGCGCTCCGGCCGCGATGGGGAACCGGCCGCTACCGCGATGGCTCACCCCGTGCCGCGCTGA
- a CDS encoding CGNR zinc finger domain-containing protein: MVSVFTFVSGNLALDFAGTVKERETGFVDLLTTPGALDEWLVVAGLLDRAPGCDATDFTAAVALREAVYRLAVAALTGEPWRDTDRELVNRTARGSKPVLGLRPDGGIDRGGDCDNALALIATEAVELLGGPDRARIKQCGRDACTRLYIDTSRAGSRRWCDMALCGNRAKSASFRARHGEQ; the protein is encoded by the coding sequence ATGGTGAGCGTGTTCACCTTCGTCAGCGGCAACCTCGCCCTCGACTTCGCCGGCACCGTCAAGGAGCGCGAGACCGGCTTCGTCGATCTGCTGACCACGCCCGGCGCACTCGACGAATGGCTGGTTGTCGCCGGTCTGCTCGACCGCGCACCCGGTTGTGACGCAACCGATTTCACCGCTGCGGTGGCCCTGCGGGAAGCGGTGTACCGGCTGGCCGTGGCCGCCCTCACCGGCGAACCGTGGCGCGATACCGACCGCGAACTCGTCAATCGCACGGCCCGCGGCTCGAAACCGGTACTCGGCCTGCGCCCCGACGGCGGTATCGATCGCGGCGGCGACTGCGACAACGCCCTCGCGCTCATCGCCACCGAGGCCGTCGAGTTGCTCGGCGGCCCCGACCGGGCCCGGATCAAACAGTGCGGCCGCGATGCCTGCACCCGCCTCTACATCGATACCTCGCGCGCGGGATCGCGGCGCTGGTGCGATATGGCGCTGTGCGGCAATCGCGCCAAGAGCGCGTCCTTCCGGGCACGGCACGGCGAACAGTGA
- a CDS encoding glycosyltransferase 87 family protein, with amino-acid sequence MAAGVIRGHRTGRIAAVAAVLSCAVTLLFGYLNKARCAGPPFDTDGRSLAFDRIKDAEVCYSDIQFLWLGRGINDHLFPYLSGGITSDGTLTGGAVEYPVLSGLLMWLGAHGVDDDAAFLLHSALLLAPFALLTAWMLGRMSGAVALLWSVGPPLVLYAFHNWELPVVCTAVGAVYVMTVLTRYSLRTRGIVAAVLLGIGFCLKLYPGIFVLPLMLYVLFGEPAADDAPSPRRGFDVRGALATVGAAVATVVAINLPFAILGYDGWRASFVFQQMRQADITTNSIWYWGLRPMFASGDGGEASFQEVVSTASPVLVFAAFALAIWLGWKRFPAFGYYPWVGVSGAMLCGFLLFHKVHSPQYTLWILPFFVLLEVPWAAVGAYLLADLALGIGVFRYFYALGSGTAADVDERLVQIGVWGRAILLVFFFFAFARARPRGYRPVVSPRSRELVPAS; translated from the coding sequence GTGGCCGCAGGGGTGATCCGCGGGCACCGGACCGGCCGGATCGCGGCCGTCGCCGCAGTGCTGTCCTGTGCGGTGACATTGCTGTTCGGATATCTGAACAAAGCTCGCTGTGCGGGTCCGCCGTTCGACACCGACGGTCGCAGCCTGGCCTTCGACCGCATCAAGGACGCCGAGGTCTGCTATTCCGACATCCAGTTCCTCTGGCTCGGGCGCGGGATCAACGACCATCTGTTTCCGTATCTGAGCGGCGGGATCACCTCGGACGGCACCCTGACCGGCGGGGCGGTGGAGTATCCGGTGTTGAGCGGGCTGCTGATGTGGCTGGGCGCGCACGGGGTCGACGACGACGCGGCCTTCCTGTTGCACTCGGCCCTGTTGCTCGCGCCGTTCGCCCTGCTGACGGCGTGGATGCTGGGTCGGATGTCCGGCGCGGTGGCGCTGCTGTGGTCGGTGGGGCCGCCGCTGGTGCTCTACGCCTTCCACAACTGGGAGCTTCCGGTGGTGTGCACGGCGGTCGGCGCGGTCTACGTGATGACCGTGCTGACCCGATATTCCCTGCGCACCAGGGGAATTGTCGCGGCGGTCCTGCTGGGGATCGGATTCTGCCTGAAGTTGTATCCGGGCATCTTCGTGTTGCCGCTGATGCTGTACGTCCTGTTCGGTGAACCGGCGGCCGACGATGCCCCGAGCCCTCGGCGGGGATTCGATGTGCGCGGTGCGCTGGCGACCGTCGGTGCGGCCGTGGCGACGGTCGTCGCGATCAATCTGCCGTTCGCGATTCTCGGCTACGACGGCTGGCGGGCCTCGTTCGTCTTCCAGCAGATGCGGCAGGCCGACATCACCACCAATTCGATCTGGTACTGGGGATTGCGGCCGATGTTCGCGTCGGGCGACGGTGGTGAGGCGTCGTTCCAGGAGGTCGTGTCCACCGCGTCACCGGTGCTGGTGTTCGCCGCGTTCGCACTCGCGATCTGGCTGGGGTGGAAGCGTTTTCCGGCGTTCGGCTACTACCCGTGGGTCGGTGTGAGCGGTGCGATGCTGTGTGGATTCCTGCTGTTCCACAAGGTGCATTCCCCGCAGTACACGCTGTGGATTCTGCCGTTCTTCGTACTGCTCGAGGTGCCGTGGGCGGCGGTCGGGGCCTATCTGCTGGCCGATCTCGCCCTCGGTATCGGCGTATTCCGGTACTTCTACGCACTCGGCAGCGGCACCGCCGCGGATGTGGACGAGCGGCTGGTGCAGATCGGTGTCTGGGGGCGGGCGATTCTGCTGGTGTTCTTCTTCTTCGCGTTCGCGCGGGCCCGGCCGCGTGGCTATCGGCCGGTGGTGTCGCCGCGATCGCGAGAACTCGTACCGGCGAGCTGA
- the rpsF gene encoding 30S ribosomal protein S6: MRQYEVMVILDPNLDERTVGPNLDKMLSVVSQQGGKIDKVDLWGRRRLAYEIEKRNEGIYAVVDLTAEPDTVSELDRQLGLNESVLRTKVLRQNKK, translated from the coding sequence GTGCGTCAATATGAAGTGATGGTCATCCTCGATCCGAACCTGGACGAGCGCACTGTCGGTCCGAACCTGGACAAGATGCTCAGTGTCGTCTCGCAGCAGGGCGGCAAGATCGACAAGGTGGACCTCTGGGGCCGCCGTCGGCTGGCCTACGAGATCGAGAAGCGCAACGAAGGCATCTACGCCGTCGTCGACCTGACCGCCGAGCCGGACACGGTCAGCGAACTCGACCGTCAGCTCGGTCTGAACGAGTCGGTGCTGCGCACCAAGGTCCTGCGCCAGAACAAGAAGTAA
- a CDS encoding single-stranded DNA-binding protein — translation MAGDTVITVIGNLTADPELRFTPAGAAVANFTVASTPRVFDRNANEWKDGEALFLRCNIWREAAENVAESLTRGARVIVSGRLKQRSFETREGEKRTVVELEVDEIGPSLRYATAKVNKTSRGGGGGGFSGGGNSGGSGGGFGGSNGGGRGGQGSAGDDPWGSAPAAGSFGGGQMDDEPPF, via the coding sequence ATGGCAGGCGACACCGTAATCACCGTCATCGGCAATTTGACGGCTGATCCGGAACTTCGTTTCACGCCCGCGGGCGCGGCGGTGGCCAATTTCACCGTCGCATCGACGCCGCGGGTGTTCGACCGCAACGCCAACGAATGGAAAGACGGCGAGGCCCTGTTCCTGCGCTGCAACATTTGGCGTGAGGCCGCGGAGAATGTCGCCGAAAGCCTGACCCGAGGCGCTCGCGTCATCGTGAGCGGACGACTCAAGCAGCGCTCCTTCGAAACCCGCGAGGGTGAGAAGCGCACGGTCGTCGAACTCGAGGTCGACGAGATCGGTCCCTCCCTGCGCTACGCGACCGCGAAGGTCAACAAGACCTCGCGTGGCGGTGGCGGTGGTGGTTTCAGCGGTGGCGGCAATTCCGGCGGCAGTGGTGGGGGCTTCGGCGGCTCCAACGGTGGCGGTCGCGGCGGACAGGGTTCCGCCGGCGACGACCCGTGGGGCAGCGCTCCCGCGGCCGGCTCCTTCGGGGGCGGCCAGATGGACGACGAACCGCCGTTCTGA
- the rpsR gene encoding 30S ribosomal protein S18: protein MAKAPAREKVLKKKACAFCKDDKKAKKDGSGTGAVIDYKDTALLRKFVSDRGKIRARRVTGNCVQHQRDIAVAVKNSREVALLPYVSTAR from the coding sequence ATGGCCAAAGCACCGGCACGCGAAAAGGTGCTGAAGAAGAAGGCTTGCGCGTTCTGCAAGGACGACAAGAAGGCGAAGAAGGACGGCTCGGGTACCGGCGCCGTCATCGACTACAAGGACACGGCGTTGCTGCGCAAGTTCGTCAGCGACCGCGGCAAGATCCGCGCCCGCCGCGTCACCGGTAACTGTGTGCAGCATCAGCGGGACATCGCCGTCGCGGTGAAGAACTCTCGCGAGGTCGCGCTGCTGCCGTACGTGTCCACGGCTCGCTGA
- the rplI gene encoding 50S ribosomal protein L9, protein MKLILTADVDNLGAPGDTVEVKDGYGRNYLLPRGLAIVATRGAEKQVEGIRRAQDARRVRDLGHAQELKTAIEGLESVSLSVKTAGTGKLFGSVTAADIAAAIKSAGGPVLDKRSIELPKSHIKSTGKHSVSVHLHPDVVAKFDLQVAAAE, encoded by the coding sequence ATGAAGCTGATTCTCACTGCTGATGTGGACAACCTCGGTGCGCCCGGCGACACCGTGGAGGTCAAGGACGGCTACGGCCGCAACTACCTGCTGCCCCGCGGCCTGGCGATCGTCGCCACCCGTGGCGCCGAGAAGCAGGTCGAGGGCATCCGCCGGGCGCAGGACGCCCGTCGCGTGCGCGACCTGGGCCACGCCCAGGAGCTCAAGACCGCCATCGAGGGCCTCGAATCGGTCTCGCTGTCGGTGAAGACCGCCGGTACCGGCAAGCTGTTCGGCTCGGTCACCGCCGCCGATATCGCTGCCGCGATCAAGTCCGCCGGTGGTCCGGTGCTGGACAAGCGCAGCATCGAGCTGCCGAAGTCGCACATCAAGAGCACCGGCAAGCACAGCGTCTCGGTGCACCTGCACCCGGACGTGGTCGCCAAGTTCGATCTGCAGGTTGCTGCCGCGGAGTAA